Genomic DNA from Candidatus Kapaibacterium sp.:
CTACTACGACCTCAGCTTCGGTACAGGCCTGACGATCCCAGTCAATCTCTGGGGCTATGTCCGGGTTCCAGGGCGCTACATCGTACCGAGCTCCACCACCCTCGTCCAGCTCATCTCTTTCGGCGGGGGACCAACGGAGTACGCTCGGCTAACAGATGTTCGGATCATCCGTGACGTCCGCGTTGACACTACTATCGTCGAGCGAGTCCTTGTGTACAACTTGGAGCTTTACCAGCGCACGGGCGACCCTAGCCAGAATCCGCTACTCTATCCTGGCGATACGGTCATCGTCCCAGGCGGGGCATTGAGCACGTTGGAGGTCGTCGTAGGGGTTGTGCGCGACGTTCTGCTTATCCTCCAGGCTGCCGTCACCCTTGTGCTCTTCTTCCGAGGCGGGCGATGAGCCGGTGGGGACCTCTCCTCGTTG
This window encodes:
- a CDS encoding SLBB domain-containing protein, translating into MRAIGILQPLITLLLSSSVLVAQQLRDPFGAQRDPTQQRPLPYSGLGGAAYYDLSFGTGLTIPVNLWGYVRVPGRYIVPSSTTLVQLISFGGGPTEYARLTDVRIIRDVRVDTTIVERVLVYNLELYQRTGDPSQNPLLYPGDTVIVPGGALSTLEVVVGVVRDVLLILQAAVTLVLFFRGGR